The genomic stretch CGTTGATCGACCTGAAGACGTGTCCATTTCCCATTCTGGCACGAACGGCATAAATGATCTCGCTGTTCGCCGGATCAACGAGCAAGTCCTGAATATTATCGGCGACGCCGGGAACATCGCGCTGCGTCCAATTGAACCCATCATCAATGCTCGCGAAAATATGCCCGCCGGCGGAGGCGTAAATCGTGTTCGCATCTGTCTTGGCGATGGCGATGCTGTCGATGACTGCGTCCGTGTTCCAACCATAGAAAAACGGAATGGTCACCAGCGCCCAGGAGTCGCCGCGATCAAGCGATTCGTAAATGCTGTCCGTCCCAAACAACAGCCGCGCAGGATTGGATGGATCGAGCATGTAAGGCGGATAAAAGTTCGATGTGTCCGGATAAAACCCCGCCGTCTTCGGAGCCCACGTGACGCCACCGTCGTCGGACCGCTCGAGCGACAGACCGAAGTAGGTGTGATAGACGACGTACGGATTGCCCGGATCGACGCGAACAAAACCGCCATCGCCGCCGCGAATGGGATTCCAGCGGGACGTGCCATCGAATTTCACCGTGCCGTTGTCCTGCAAGCCGCCGTAGGCAAGGTCAAGGTTGGTTGGATGAAGCGCGATGCCGATGAGCTGAAGCGTGCCGAGATTCGCATTCAGATCCGTCCAGCGGATGTTGCCGGGAACGGAATTGTCCAACCGCCAAAGCCCGCCGTCGTCGCCGAGCAACAATCGATTATTTGGATCAAACGTCATGGCTTGGGCATCGCCATGAATGCTGTTGCCGTCCGCGCCGATGGATATGTCCGTCCAGTTCAAACCGCCATTGGTGCTGAGGAGGAAGCCATTCGTGTTCGGGCCGAAGCGGGCAACGCCGCCCGCGTAAACGATGTTCCCGTTGGTGGGAGAAACCGCGAGCGCAGAGCAGAAAAATCCTTGCGGATAAAGATAATTCGGCGTGCCGGTCAACTCCGTCCAGGTCGTTCCGCCATCGGTCGTCTTCATCATTTTGTAAAGGCCGGTCGTAAACGGAAAGTTTTGGAAGGTGCCGAAGTTCCCATGGATGAGGGGGGCGACAATGGCAGCGTAAAGTGTCAGCGGAGTGCTTTTGGCAATCGCGAGCTTGATGTCTCCAAGGTTCGTCCCCATCGGGAAATTGCCGGCAACCGTCCACAAAGCGCCGCCGTTGACGGTTTTGTAAACGCTGTTGGCGGGCGCGCCTGCGGCATTGCCGACCGCGGCATACAGGATTTGCGAATCGGACGGGTCAATGAGCAGATCGGAAAACGCGTTTGTGCCGGGCAAACTTGCAGTTGTGTTCGACCAATTTGTCCCGCCGTCAATAGATTTCCAGATGTCGGCATTGCCGCTCAAGCCATTGAGTTCACCTGGCGCGACGGCGACATAAACCGTGTTCGGATCGGTTGGATGCACGACGATTTTGGTCATCGTGTGTCGGTCGAACTGTGAAGTGCCGAGCAACGTCCAGGCAGCGCCGCCATCCGTGGATTTGAGCAGGCCGCGGCCGAAGAGGAAAAACGCGAAGGGCGGCGTCCCGTAGCCGGTGGATTCGCCGGTGCCGGCGTAGATGATATTCGGATTGCTGGGCGCGAGGGCGACTGCTCCCATCATCAACGTTGCCTGGCCGTCCGTCAGCGGCGTCCAACTCGCCCCGCCGTTGGTGGTCTTCCAAACACCGCCGCTGGCCGCCGCAATGTAAATAATGTTCGTGTCTGTTGGATGTGCGGCCACGCCGGTGATTCGTCCGCTGACCGGCTGACACGTCGGCGCTTGCCCGCTGGCGACAGGCGCGGGGCCGACTGATGACCAGGTAGAACCGGAAAGCGTTCGCGTTGCCGGCAGGCTGTTCGCAATTTTTGCGATGAAAGCATCGGTGCCGCCACGCAGCGTCGGCAGCAGCGGATTGATCAGCGGAAAATTCGTTGAGATGGTTTGCCCCGCGAGGAAGATGTTGCTGGCGGCGTCCACCGCGATTCCCCAGCCGACATCGTCGCCGCTGCCGCCAAGGTACGACGAGAAAGTCACCGAGCCACTGGAGTTGAGTTTAGCTACGAATGCGTCGCTGCCGCCTCCGCCGTACGCAGCCTGTAAAGGCGTGGTCAGCGGAAAATTCGTGGACGTGGTTGCGCCGGTCACATAGGCATTGCCAGCGCCGTCCACCGCAATGCCACCCAATCCGGCCACGAGCGGAGTCACATTCTCATCGCTGTTGCCGCCAAGGTACGTAGCGTAAACGACGCTGATTGCATTCGAATCGATCATCGTGACGAAAGCGTCGTAACCGCCGCCCGACAGCGATTGATACGCGTTCGTCGTTGGGAAGTCGGTTGAAAGAGTCGTGCCGGTGACGTAAACGTTGCCGGCCAAATCAGCGGCGATGCCCGTGCCCAACTCAATGTCACTTCCTCCGAGATAAGTGGAGAAGACGAGCGCCGAACCGGTTGGATTGAATTTCGTCACGAAGGCGTCACCCGCGCCGCCATAAGGCAGGAGCGGATTACCCAGCGGAAAGACGGGAAAATCAAAAGATGAATCGGTAGAACCCGTAACACACGCCTCACCTGCCGAATCGACCGCGATGCCGATGCCCTGGTCAAATCCGCTGCCACCAAGAAAAGTTGAGTAAACCATCGCCGAACCGGCGGGATTGATTTTGGTTACGAATGCGTCGCGTCCGAAAGATCCGCCGCGCGTGGATTGGAATGCATTTGTTGTCGGAAAACCCGACGACCCGGTGAAGCCGGTCACGAACGCATTGCCCGCGGCATCCACGGCGACGGCGTTGCCCTGATCGATGCCGCCGCCGCCCAAATAAGTTGAATAGACCAGCGTGCAACCCGACGGGCCGAGCTTGGCGACAAAGGCATCGCTGGTGCCGCCGGCGTTGAAGGGCTGGATGGGATTGACCGTTGGAAAATCCGACGAGGCGGTGAACCCGGTGAGATAGGCACTGCCGGCGTCGTCCACGGCAATCCCTTTGCCTTCGTCATCGCCCGTGCCGCCGAGGTAGGTGGAATAGATCACTGCTGAACCGCTTGGGTTCAGTTTGGTCACGAAAACGTCCGTCGGCCCTCGCCCGCCATTCTTGTTGAGTATCTGCAGCGAGTCCACTGCGGGAAAGTTCGTTGAAAACGTCCGCCCCGTTAAGAAGATCTCGCCGCCACTTCCGAGCGCAATCGCGTAGCCATAATCTCCATCGCTGCCGCCGAGGTACGAGGAGTAACTCAGAACCGGATCGATGACGAGGGGCAGCGCCGGATCGTGCGCGCCGACTTCGAAACCGACCAACGGAATTCCAGCCGCAGATTCCGCCGAAGTGGAATTGCGCAACACGTAACGCGCAAGGATTGACTGCCGGACGCCCTCACGCACCTGATAAGCCTGCGGCGCATGTTGGACGAGTTCGCCGCCGGCAATCTGAATATTTAGATTTCCCTGCTGATCGATCGCCAGCTTTTCAGCCCCATGAAAATCCAGCGAAATGATTTTTGGATCGTGGCCGGGCGCGATGACGAAATCGTATTCAAGTTCAGATTGGTTGCCGTAAAGGATCAAATCCACTCCCGGATAGATGCCACTGTACTTCACCTTCGCGAACGTCGGGATGTTTGTGCGCCACAATTTCGGACAATTGCCGCGCAGGTAATTCACTTTCCCTGGCAGCTCAACCAAACCCACCATCGTGGGCGCACCATTGGCGTCAACCCAGCGCATCGAAACGGCGGTAACTTCGGAACATCCCATTAAGTCCGCCACGGGGTCCGTTGCCGTTCTCAAGCCAGGCTCTCGCGACCTCGGCAAAGCCAGCGTCATTTGAGTCGGGGAGAGCAACAGGTTGTAGCCGGGACCACGGGCGAGAAACTTCACGTCATCCGGAGTCTTGCCTTCATCGGCTTCGAAGCTCAGAGGCAAAGCGGTGAGATCCAGACCGGGCGCGAGACGCGAAGATGGCTTGCTCCCATCAAGGGCTACCCGGCCTTCGCTGCGTGGCTGCCACTCTATGGCAACGGCAGGCACAACGAGAAAAATCGCCAGCAGGCACAGTGGCTGAGTGCCGATTGGAAAAGATGCCCTTACATTCATCGAAGTGGTCACTTGCACAATACAACACTCCTTGAGTCCAACTATCCTTGATGCAGGTCAAGCAAGCGCGGCATCGGATTTGTTCCGTTTGCGAACGGACGCGAATCTCAAAAACCTTTTCCCAATCCCTCGCTTCATGCTTTACTCCGCGCGCCATGAAATTGCTCGTTATCGGTTCGGGCGGACGCGAACACGCGCTGGTATGGAAACTGGCGCAGTCGCCGCACGTCACGCAGATGTGGTGTGCGTCGGGCAACGCGGGCATTGCACAGGAACGCCTCGCCAGGAATGGCGCGCTGGTCGAGGGTGTGAACATTGGTGCGGAGGATTTGCCCAAGCTGCTCGCGCTCGCGCAGGAGAAGAAGGCCGATCTCACTGTCGTCGGACCGGACAATCCGCTCGCGCTCGGCATTGTCGATTTGTTTCAAGACAATGGACTGCGGATATGGGGACCAAACCAGAAGGCCGCACAGTTTGAGTCCTCAAAAGTGTTCTCCCAACAATTCATGGAGAAATATGGAATTCCCACGGCGGCGGCCGGAACTTTCGATGAGGCTGGTGCGGCCAAGAGTTTTGCCGCATCGCTTGGGGGACGTTGCGTGGTGAAAGCCGATGGCCTCGCGCTCGGTAAAGGCGTTTTGATTTGCGCCAGCCAGGCCGAAGCTGAGAAAGCTGTGGACGACATCATGGTCGGCAAAGCCTTTGGTGCGGCGGGCGCGCGGGTAGTGATCCAGGAATTTCTCGAAGGCGTGGAGATTTCACTGCACGCCCTGTGCGATGGGAAGACGGCAATACTTTTTCCGACCTCACAGGATCATAAACGCGCGCTCGACGGTGACTTGGGCCTGAACACCGGCGGCATGGGCGCGTATTCACCCACGATGTTTGTGACTGACGCACAGCTTGGCAACGCTCCGCGCAAAATCCTTGAACCGTTCCTTCGCGGCTGTGCGGCGGAGGGGATAGATTTTCGTGGAATCCTCTATCCCGGCATCATGCTCACGAAGTCTGGGCCGAAGGTTTTGGAGTTCAACGCGCGCTTCGGCGATCCGGAGACGCAGGTTTATCTGACGCGGCTGGAAAGTGATTTGGTGGAACTACTCGGCGCAAGCGTAAACGGCACGCTCGATAAGATGGACTTGAAATGGAGCGCGACGGCGAGCGTTTGCGTGGTCATGGCCAGCGGCGGTTACCCCGGCAGCTACGCGAAGGGTAAGGTCATAACCGGCCTAGATGCAGTGAACGCGCTGCCGAACACAAAAGTTTTCCACGCCGGCACAGCAAGGGCAGGGGAGCAAATTTTGACAAGCGGCGGACGCGTGCTGGGCGTGACCGCCTGGGCGAATGATTTGCGCGCGGCACAAGCTGCCGCGTATGCCGCCGTGGAGAAAATCCATTTCGACGGCGCGCATTTCCGCCGCGACATCGCGGCGAAAGCCTTGTAGCCGACGACGTCAGTCGGCGCAAACTGCCCGAGAATGGCGCGGACTGACGTCCGCGGCTACGACCAAGAACGTTGAAGCGCGCCCGAACCCCGTCAACGATTTCTTGCCGTGATTGCCCGGCGCTCGTAAATTGCCAGGGTGACTGCCGAGCATGACGAGTTGCGCGAACTGCCCCCGCCCACACCGGCCCCGCCGGAATTGCGCGAGCGCGCGGCGGCCCTGGTGCGCAACCACCCGGAATGCTTTTGGTTCTGGCATCCGGAGGCGCGCGTCCGCCATCTCGAGGACGTGCGGTCCGTGGTTGAGCACCTGCGCGAATACGGCGACCGCCGCGCCTGGTGGGATGCCCAGGAATTACACCGATGCCTCTCACCCCTTTACAAAAAGACATCCTAGCCATCCTGGCGGCGAACCGGAACGAGGAGAGTCATTTTGCCGGCGGCATTGTCTTGAACGCCGCTGACGACTCGGCCCGCTTTTCGCGCGACTTCGACATCTTCCACGAAGTGGCCGAGGAAGTGACGCGCGCCAGCAATCGCGACGTTGAAAGTCTTCGCCGCGCCGGCTTTCCGGTCGAGACGCCTTCGCGTTACGGCGAGTGGGAGAAGGAAGCCACGTTCCGCAAAGCCAGAGTGAGTCGCGGCAATGAAACCGTGGAAATAGACTGGGCGGCGGACTCGGCGTTCCGGTTTTTCCCCGTCGAACGCGACCCGCTTCTGGGCTGGCGACTGCACCTGTTTGATGTTGCCACCAACAAGGCCCTCGCACTTTCCGCCCGCACGGAAACTCGGGATTACGTGGACATTGTGGAACTGCACCGGACGTTCCCGCTGCCGGCAATCTGTTGGGCGGCCTGTGGCAAAGACCCCGGTTTCAGCCCGCTCTCGCTGCTCAAGATGATGCGGCGTTTCGCCAAGATCAGTCCGACCGAACTCGACAAGATTAAGGCCCGCGCGCTCGATCCGCGGGCGCTGAAAATGGCATGGATCGAGATGAGCGACGCGGCGGAGGCGGAGATGATTCGCGTGGCAGATGAACGACCTGACCTGCCCATCGGTGTAGCGTTCGTGGACGCCTTGGGAAAGCCGGGTTGGATTGGCAAGGACCCCACGCTGCGCCCGCACGCGCCGTCCGTGCGCGGCTGCTGGCCGACGGTGCATGGTTTGGACCAATAGTGCGACTTGGCGGCGAAGGCTTTGTAGAAGTCGAGGTGGCGAGACTCAAACTTTCCTGACCGCGAACCACGCGAAATACGGGAAAGGTTTTTCATTCAGTTAGAGACTCCTCACGTCGTCTCTCACGGGTGAAAAGCGGCAGAGGGCCGCCGCAGTCCAGGACGCTGGCGCGTTTCAGGGGGAGGCCCGGTAGTCGCGAAGCGTTTTGGAGTGCGCCAGTCCTCTGGCGCTTTGGTTTCGCGCCGGCATTGATATGCGAGCGGCGCAAGCGGCGGCTTGGGCGGCGGTGGGGAGGATTCAGTTCGACGACGTGCCGTTCCGCCGCGACATCGCGGCCAAGGCAATTTGAAGTACGGGATCGACTGTCCTTGGAAAGAGCTAGTTGCTCTTTGGTTCAATTGCGAAGTCTTGCTGGGCTTTATCCGTTTCCCCAAGCTTTTGATAACACTGTCCGCGCAGGCGATGTGCATCGCCGTTGTTCGGATCTAGCTGAAGAGCTGCCGAATAATCCGCGATTGCTCTCGCATAGTCCCTCTTGTTGCTTTGATATATATCCCCTCGCCAAACATAGGCTTGAGCTATTGACTTGGTCTTGCCTTCTACGGAACGAGTGAAATCGAGGTCGCCTTCGATGATAACGGTCCAATCGGCGATAGCTTCGTCATAACGCATCAATTGCTGAAATTCACCGGCGCGACTCCAGCGAGCGATCCAGTTCTTTGGGTCAATCTCCAAACATCGCGTACGATCAGCCACCGCCTTCTCGTAGCCACCTCGTTCTTTCGGCAAGTATAATACGTAAAGATCAGCTCGGTCCATAAACGCTTCTGCCATATTCGGGTCGAGTTCAATGGCTTTGTTCAGGTTTTCCAAGGCGGCGTCATATTCGCGCTTCATTTTATTCCGATCGGCCCGAATGTAATAATCCCTTGCCGTTCCAAGTGGAGGTTGTTCTGATTTCGATTCGGTATTTTTTGCAGTCTCTAACTGAAACTTGAGTAAGCCAATCTGGCCACGAAGTTTGGGCACTTCGCGCTTATTCTCATCTGCGATCTTCAATTCTTGTGTCAAACCAACGACACGGTTACTGGCGGCTTCCAACTCGTTTTGCAACTGCTCGATTTGCTCGGCCAACGGCGCTTGCTGTTGCTGGAGCGTCTGGACTTGGTGGCGCAGTTGCGAGGCTTGGCGGGCTTCGTAGATCCCCGCCCCGGCTAGGACGGCAACGGTGGCAGTTACGAGAGTTTTTTGTAGTGTGGTCATGGCAATGGTTTTGGTTGCGGCAATTACTGTTGAAGTGTGGACGGCAGTTCCGGCAAGGGCGGCGGCGGTTGAAATCGTGACGGCCAATCCAACGGGGGCGGCTTGGACGGCGTTGGCGGAGATGACGACGACGAGTCCGCTCGCGCCGGCGGTGACGCCGCGTTTGGCAAAGAATTCCCGCAGCCGTTCAACGGCGCGGCTCACGCGTTTTTGGGCGGCGTCGTCGGACGTGCCGAGAGTTGCGCCGACTTCACGGAGGGATTTGTTTTCGAAATAGCGGAGCAGGACGGCAGCGCGGTCAGTGTCGTCGAGCGCGTGCATGGCTTCGTCGAGGAGAGGTTCGATGTGTGTCCAATCTGCGGTCGTAGCGTTCATGGCATTCATCTCGGTGGCGATTTGTTCGCGCAACTGGCGGCGGGCTTCGCGACGGACGACATCAATGGCGGTGCGGCGCGTGACTTGATAGAGCCAAGCGGTGAGGATGGTGTCGGGCGCGAGGCGACGCGCGTTGCGGGCCAGGTCGGTGAAAACGGACTGAGCGACTTCCTCAGCGAGTTGCGGGGAGCGGACCTGGCGGAGCGCGGCGGAATGGACAAGGTCGAGGTGGCGGCGGACGATTTCGGAGAAAGCATCCTCGGCGTGGTCGCGGGCATAACGCTTCAGTAATTCCAAGTCGGTTTCGGTCATCTTCATAACTATATCGTCGCCGCCGAACCAAATCCGACATTATTTTGCGGCTGATTTCCTCGCCGCTTTACTTTCCAGCTACTCTCACGCATTGTGACGCAGACATGACACGATTTAGTTTCAATTTATTTGCGTTAGCACTCGCGGCGCTGCTTGCCGTTGGGCCAAGCGTCCTTGGGGCGCCGACCAAAGAACCGCCAGCGTTCCAGGAAGTGTTTGATCTGGTTCGCTCGCATCTTGAAGGTGTGAGTCAATCCGAGTTGGACCAAGCCGCGGTGGAGGGGTTGCTGTCCAAATTGCATCCGCGCGTGACGCTGGTGACGAATGAATCGACGAACAAAACGGAAACTGATTCGCCATTCCTAAGTCAATCGCGCGTCTTCGACGACGCGTTTGCGTATCTGCGAGTGGAGCGGGTAGGGGAGGGGTTGGCGATGAAAGTGTCAGCGGCATACCATGACTTGAGCGAGACGAACAAGTTGAAAGGATTGGTTTTGGATTTGCGTTTCGCCCGTGGTGACGATTATTCCGCCGCGACCGAAGTGGCGGATTTATTTCTGGCCAAACCGCAACCGTTGTTGGATTGGGGAAAGGGTGTGGTCGAATCGAAAGCCAAGACGGACGCAATCAAGTTACCACTTACTATTTTAGTGAATAAACAAACTGCCGGTGCTGCTGAGGCGCTCGCGGCGGTGCTGCGCGAAACGGGCGTGGGACTGGTAATTGGCGCAAACACCGCGGGACAAGCCACTATTGGCAGGGAATTTCCCTTGAAGAACGGCCAGCGTCTGCGAATTGCCACTGCCGAAGTCAAATTGGGCAACGGAGCCATTCTGTCGTCGCAGGGGGTGAAGCCGGATATTCAGATCGCCGTGAACCCGGAGGATGAGAAAATCTATTTCGCGGACGCATACAAGGTTTTGCCCAAGCCAACCAATCTGTTGGCAAGCGCCGCTGCTGCCTTGACCAACAACACGGCTAGCGGTACCAACCGCGCGGCCCGCCGTCGCCTCACGGAAGCGGACCTGGTGCGCGAGCGCAGAGAGGAGTTGAGCCGGGATTTGGAAAGCGCGACGTCTGCCGCAAAGGAGAACGAACAAGACAAGCCGACAGTCCGCGACCCGGCCTTGGCGCGCGCCTTGGACTTGTTAAAAGGGCTGGCCATTGTCCGTCAATTCAAGTCGTTTTGATTTCGCCGTTGACGATTTTCTCCACGCCCCGCACCTTGGTATTATTGACGCGCACATGAAGACGGTCCTTTTTGTTTGCACTGGAAACGTTTGCCGCAGCCCGATGGCGGAAGGCATTTTTCGCCATGCGATCAGGGGCCGTGGCGATTACCGGGTTTTGTCCGCGGGGTTGGGCGCGGTGAATGGTCAGCCACCGAGTCCTTATGCCGTGCAGGCGGTGGCCGAATTGGGCATCGATATTTCGCGCCTGCAAAGCACCCTGCTCACAGCCGACTTGGTGCAACAAGCGGATTACATTTTCGGCATGACGCACAGCCATGTTGAGACCATCTGTTTGCTGTATCCGCAGGCGGCGGAGAAGACGTTTTTGATGCGCGAATTTGATGAAACGTTACACGACTTCGAAAAGGACATCAGCGATCCCATTGGCGGCTCCTACGAGGTTTATACAAGTTGTCGGGACCAGATCGAGCAGGGAATCGCCTCCTTGGCGAGATTTTTGGAACAAAGCGCGGGCGCAACCCCCATCGAGCCGCCCAGACATAAATTGACGACGATTGCGATCGGTGCCGACCACGGTGGTTACGAACTGAA from Verrucomicrobiota bacterium encodes the following:
- the purD gene encoding phosphoribosylamine--glycine ligase; this encodes MKLLVIGSGGREHALVWKLAQSPHVTQMWCASGNAGIAQERLARNGALVEGVNIGAEDLPKLLALAQEKKADLTVVGPDNPLALGIVDLFQDNGLRIWGPNQKAAQFESSKVFSQQFMEKYGIPTAAAGTFDEAGAAKSFAASLGGRCVVKADGLALGKGVLICASQAEAEKAVDDIMVGKAFGAAGARVVIQEFLEGVEISLHALCDGKTAILFPTSQDHKRALDGDLGLNTGGMGAYSPTMFVTDAQLGNAPRKILEPFLRGCAAEGIDFRGILYPGIMLTKSGPKVLEFNARFGDPETQVYLTRLESDLVELLGASVNGTLDKMDLKWSATASVCVVMASGGYPGSYAKGKVITGLDAVNALPNTKVFHAGTARAGEQILTSGGRVLGVTAWANDLRAAQAAAYAAVEKIHFDGAHFRRDIAAKAL
- a CDS encoding sigma-70 family RNA polymerase sigma factor; amino-acid sequence: MKMTETDLELLKRYARDHAEDAFSEIVRRHLDLVHSAALRQVRSPQLAEEVAQSVFTDLARNARRLAPDTILTAWLYQVTRRTAIDVVRREARRQLREQIATEMNAMNATTADWTHIEPLLDEAMHALDDTDRAAVLLRYFENKSLREVGATLGTSDDAAQKRVSRAVERLREFFAKRGVTAGASGLVVVISANAVQAAPVGLAVTISTAAALAGTAVHTSTVIAATKTIAMTTLQKTLVTATVAVLAGAGIYEARQASQLRHQVQTLQQQQAPLAEQIEQLQNELEAASNRVVGLTQELKIADENKREVPKLRGQIGLLKFQLETAKNTESKSEQPPLGTARDYYIRADRNKMKREYDAALENLNKAIELDPNMAEAFMDRADLYVLYLPKERGGYEKAVADRTRCLEIDPKNWIARWSRAGEFQQLMRYDEAIADWTVIIEGDLDFTRSVEGKTKSIAQAYVWRGDIYQSNKRDYARAIADYSAALQLDPNNGDAHRLRGQCYQKLGETDKAQQDFAIEPKSN
- a CDS encoding nucleotidyl transferase AbiEii/AbiGii toxin family protein — protein: MPLTPLQKDILAILAANRNEESHFAGGIVLNAADDSARFSRDFDIFHEVAEEVTRASNRDVESLRRAGFPVETPSRYGEWEKEATFRKARVSRGNETVEIDWAADSAFRFFPVERDPLLGWRLHLFDVATNKALALSARTETRDYVDIVELHRTFPLPAICWAACGKDPGFSPLSLLKMMRRFAKISPTELDKIKARALDPRALKMAWIEMSDAAEAEMIRVADERPDLPIGVAFVDALGKPGWIGKDPTLRPHAPSVRGCWPTVHGLDQ
- a CDS encoding SBBP repeat-containing protein, with product MQVTTSMNVRASFPIGTQPLCLLAIFLVVPAVAIEWQPRSEGRVALDGSKPSSRLAPGLDLTALPLSFEADEGKTPDDVKFLARGPGYNLLLSPTQMTLALPRSREPGLRTATDPVADLMGCSEVTAVSMRWVDANGAPTMVGLVELPGKVNYLRGNCPKLWRTNIPTFAKVKYSGIYPGVDLILYGNQSELEYDFVIAPGHDPKIISLDFHGAEKLAIDQQGNLNIQIAGGELVQHAPQAYQVREGVRQSILARYVLRNSTSAESAAGIPLVGFEVGAHDPALPLVIDPVLSYSSYLGGSDGDYGYAIALGSGGEIFLTGRTFSTNFPAVDSLQILNKNGGRGPTDVFVTKLNPSGSAVIYSTYLGGTGDDEGKGIAVDDAGSAYLTGFTASSDFPTVNPIQPFNAGGTSDAFVAKLGPSGCTLVYSTYLGGGGIDQGNAVAVDAAGNAFVTGFTGSSGFPTTNAFQSTRGGSFGRDAFVTKINPAGSAMVYSTFLGGSGFDQGIGIAVDSAGEACVTGSTDSSFDFPVFPLGNPLLPYGGAGDAFVTKFNPTGSALVFSTYLGGSDIELGTGIAADLAGNVYVTGTTLSTDFPTTNAYQSLSGGGYDAFVTMIDSNAISVVYATYLGGNSDENVTPLVAGLGGIAVDGAGNAYVTGATTSTNFPLTTPLQAAYGGGGSDAFVAKLNSSGSVTFSSYLGGSGDDVGWGIAVDAASNIFLAGQTISTNFPLINPLLPTLRGGTDAFIAKIANSLPATRTLSGSTWSSVGPAPVASGQAPTCQPVSGRITGVAAHPTDTNIIYIAAASGGVWKTTNGGASWTPLTDGQATLMMGAVALAPSNPNIIYAGTGESTGYGTPPFAFFLFGRGLLKSTDGGAAWTLLGTSQFDRHTMTKIVVHPTDPNTVYVAVAPGELNGLSGNADIWKSIDGGTNWSNTTASLPGTNAFSDLLIDPSDSQILYAAVGNAAGAPANSVYKTVNGGALWTVAGNFPMGTNLGDIKLAIAKSTPLTLYAAIVAPLIHGNFGTFQNFPFTTGLYKMMKTTDGGTTWTELTGTPNYLYPQGFFCSALAVSPTNGNIVYAGGVARFGPNTNGFLLSTNGGLNWTDISIGADGNSIHGDAQAMTFDPNNRLLLGDDGGLWRLDNSVPGNIRWTDLNANLGTLQLIGIALHPTNLDLAYGGLQDNGTVKFDGTSRWNPIRGGDGGFVRVDPGNPYVVYHTYFGLSLERSDDGGVTWAPKTAGFYPDTSNFYPPYMLDPSNPARLLFGTDSIYESLDRGDSWALVTIPFFYGWNTDAVIDSIAIAKTDANTIYASAGGHIFASIDDGFNWTQRDVPGVADNIQDLLVDPANSEIIYAVRARMGNGHVFRSINGGQNWSNLSGNLPDLPVYTIQLDSRFNPPKVFIGNYNGVYVSADSGTSWSRFGAGLPNALVIDLEMNIDLGVLAAGTFGRGMWEIGINFIPAPTLNIQRSGAITVILSWPASATNFTLQTTPQLSPPNWAVVTNAAVPSGNQLSVTLPVSSTTRFFRLQQQ